In Artemia franciscana chromosome 14, ASM3288406v1, whole genome shotgun sequence, the genomic stretch TTGCAAGGTAATTTCATGCAACAAAAtaaacctaaaactttgaaaggAAGAAGATGAAGTTTGGATTCATGTGCTTTAGGGTGGAAAAATTCGATAAGAGGATCTAtaaattctttttctaaaaatatacatGACAAAATAGTTGTTAATTTGGATCATTTTAACTAGAAAGCGCTTTTAGGTATCCTAGTAAAATATATTGCATATTCTACTGGCGGCAGTATCACCACTTGGTGACATCCTCCGTTTAAGATCTAAGCACATTAGGTACATTTTCCTTAGAATCAAGCTGGATACTTTAGAAATTACAGCCAACCTTGCTGTGTTAATTATTACCCTCAGAGGACATTTTAGACACTGTAATATGCAAGGGGAGGTCTTGAAGCCGGCCCCTTTTGATATATTAACGacttctttgcttttttttaacagtctgATAGAAGTTTAACATATTTCGCCTTATAGTGTTTTTAAATAGGGTTTCCCCTCACTTAAAGTTAGTAATATATTAACGGAAAAAACACATTGGTATTTGGATGTTCAGTAAAATATGGTgatattgaattttaattataCTGCTTATCATATATTATGATTAATGTTATATTTCATATGTACAATGAGATAATAGAACACACTAATATTTTAGTATATATCAATGAAAACAATCggtgattatataaaaaattcgcTAAAAAAACGATGAACGTTTTAGCAATCTAATTAATGTATTACATGTCTAGTTTATGTATTATAATAATAAGCAAATTGTACTGCAATCAATATATTTCTAAATTAACTATATtagtaattatattattattgtgttattttttataaatatattattaattaattatattatttataacaTGTGAATTATAATGTTCTATCACTAATATGATATATTTAAGGACAACATATTAGAATATACTGATATTTTAAAACATACCAAGTCGGTGGATAAATAGTTAATATAGAAGAGAATCGAGTAGGCAAAATATGTAAGAAATCGTGATTATTTAATGTAATTCATGACAATCTTGATTTCAAAGGTGATACTGATCAGTAATCATAAAATGCCATGATGACATTAAATTAACAATTTCCATGTAAATTTCTTggaattattttctcaaataattgcaatgaaaaaagaatataacccacaaaatatgtaacattaaaaaatggatcAAATGCCATATTTGAAGGTGATGTTAACCTAAGTAAtgtaatcttgattattaaagaTACCACTGGGGAGATTTAGATTAAtctcttacaaaaaaaaagaaattctttggAAGGAATGCatgatatatataattttttatatataactttGTAACACATACAACATTCTGAATTATCTTGAAATATAGTAATTTGAAACCTGCATTATAATGCCAAAAGTAGCTTCTATGGTACTTTTTGGTGTCATTTAAAAAGATGTCCTTTTAgctttgttacttaaaaaaataatgtcatacctctttttttgaacagcaaaaataaacacggctttttcattataaagaaaaaaaataagaaaagaatgtATTTCTGTACATCAGCTTCTTGtgaaaaaagggacaaaattaTTAAAGTATTAATAAGAGAAGAAACGTCAAAATAATCTTTACCTGATTCATCCAAAGCTTTTTCAGATCGATATTGCAATGGACTCGTGTTACCAAAACCTTCTTGACTCTTTTCAAAAACTGACTTATCAAACATATCGAAGTTGGGAATATTGTTTCCTTCTTGGCGCTTTCCAATACGAGGAAACGGAATCAAACCATTTCTATTGGATGGATCTATAACCAAAGTAACTTAAGAACTAATGACTGGAGTGAGTATAAGGAGGAGGGGCTTAAGGCTTGAGCCTCCATTGAGAAACACCTTTCCAAAtcagaattattttctaaactaTTTCACAAAATGAAAAGACTGCTTTTCTGAAACGAATGTTTCATTTGATACGACCATAGAACATTCAACCAATACTAAGTTAAAATCGGAAATAACAATCTCAACGTATAATGtataaagaaggaaaaatgtgcaaaatttttttatattaataaaacttctaaaaggGGTAGTCTTACAGACACAAATTAGGTTTAGGTTcacaaactgaaaaacaaatttttctatttgcGAACGCTGCactaatgaaaaaatttaagcttttccTAGCGTGCAGCTTACGATACCACCCAATTTCTTTAACTCTACTCCACTAATaagtaatgataataaaaaaggtaaataaaaaaaaaggaacagaacAGCCACAAATTCGATTATCTCTTGGTAATTTTTacagtaatattttattttatgctctAAGTATAATTCTctcttcatgaaaaaaaaaatgcttgctAAAATGAGAGTTTAGCCAACAGCTATGGAGAAATAGATTACAGAATAGAACAGAATCTTATTCGAAAAAATTATGGGGCcataagaaatttaaaacaattctaTAAGGAAATGAACTATGAATGAatcagaataaaatataaaccgCCCACCAAAACCGAAAGATAGTCCAACCCATACTGGATGCCCCTACCCCAagagaaaggaaattaaattaaaattcaaacagaagacacattttgttttaaattttctttaaaaatgccTAACGAGTACCATATTTGAGCTGCTATAGGAAACGTATTCCAAACAATGTAGTAGCACACGGTCAAAGGATTAAAACCGGACCTCACGGAGGATTAGGAAGAAATAAAACTTGATCTgtgttaaaaaatgattttgattaatAAGAGACAAACTACTACGAATAATAATAAGGTATATATGTAACATAGTGGTTAAAACCATTTTCTGTTCATGCATAAGATACCAGCTATATATGGATAAACATATTTAATACATATGGAAAAAGTCTTTGAAGTTGATATAACATGGCTTTGAAGCTCTTGTTccatgattttcaatttatatctTCCAATTTATCAGTCATTTGAAGAAACCTCTTAGATCAGAAAATTAGATTACGTGAGTCCATTCCTCCATCTGGTCAAAATACTTTTAGAAATtctttatgaattttgaaaCATTGAATAACCATTAATATTGTTAATATGTAGTGAAGGAAATTTTCAGATATCGGTTATAATTGAATTCCCAAATTCTTGACGAAGAAGGATTCGAAGAGTTAGTAAAATCACTTATTCTATCTTACATTTTTTAGTCGAAAGTATTTATTCTCatctaaaaaatactttcttaGGCCTTATAACATGAACTCTTTGGGTATGATACAATATTGCATCAgcattttcttttccaaaattgCAATAGTAGTCCATGAAACATGGGCAAAACTTCAATTTCTGAAGGGTTAGTATTAAACCTGTAGGAGGTGGTGCAACAAGAATTAGCCTTCCAAGTTTTGAAGCTTGTGTATcaaggtaaaaaaagaagacctTGTTTGTTCATATTCCCAACTGGGAACATCCACAGGAACTTTAGCATTTTTTCGTGATTTTTGGTAATTTGATATAGATAGCACTGTTGTTGTTCTTCGTCagtgaaaaatgtgaattttatttctcaaatatttttatttgttcagaGCTATTACTCACCCTCTACACTCAAGCCTCTCATAGTCCAATCTTCTTAACAGTaactgaaaacagtttttattttcgatTAAAATTCTTAGGCAGGTTATCAGGATTTGAGGATACGATAGAATTGATTCTGCTAGATGACGAAGCTAATGAAATTGACGTTATGCTGTCTAATAAGGACACTGAAACAAGTTACAAAGAAGACTTAGCAGACAACAACACTATTATACCAAGCAAACTGATAAAATCACGATGACTGATCACAAAAAGAACTGATCACAAGCTGCAAAAGCACATTAGCAATGTTGATTTATTGGACAGGTTTGCAAAGACTATCTTATAGAAATTGATGGCAAGAGATGGCACTGGACAGCTTTCATCATTTTCATTCACCATTTAGTGTTGATTACGACCCCCTTATCCCCAGGCCAAACTTTGATGCTGAACTTCTCAAGATATGCAGTACATAGCTTTGTTTCCCCAAAAAGCAAcaagtttcaactttgtattTCATTAAGGTAACACAAACCTATTTATAGACTGAAAAAGTTagatagaaaaatttaagtgaTTTACCTGAGCAGATCGTTTTCTATTTTAACTCTACTTTGAGAGCATAGATACTGCCTATCACCTTCTctgttaatttaattaaatcattAAATCATGAAACTCAAGAGTAATGTTACGCTCAAAATTTTTAAGCcaattattctcttttttcaatGAACCCTCTCCTCCTTTGTTTACTGTAAAAAGTGTTTAGGATATTTTCCTACGAACTTTAATGAGCAATTTGATAACaggaagaaaattaaatagCTGGATGTCACGAAGGCTGGATGTCAATTATTGACTTTGTTGGATGTATTATCTACAAAATATTGTTGTAAATAGTATACGTTAAATACTTATGTAAACATTAATGTAAAATATTAAcaatttatttcagaaaataaattgaaacaaataaatagataattagagccataaaaaagaaactgatctTACATTGACCCAGGTACTGCCACCATTGTTGGCCTGCATGATCTTGATGATCTTCATCACTGTCTTGGTTGGACCTACTCATTCTTCTGTAATGTTCGTAGGCTTTGGACCTACTTCTTGACAAACCTTAAACagttaaatgaaaatatcacaATCCATTGTGCAATATACTAAATTGAACATTTCCAATATGCCCAGGCTCATATGAACATATTTACTTAGGAAAGAGTGTATTCAAGGAGgccttatttacaaaaaaaaacgtaaaaaggtgaattttaagaaagatatatatttatttatttattcgtaTATTCAAGGTTTGCAGAAATGACAAAGTCAGGACATTTCAAGTAATTGGAATGCAGCCCCCTCCCCTACGCATGTATTTGCATCTTCTAGCTGCAGTTTGGGTTTAAAATGGATTTTAACCCTTTTATTTTCATGCTTACAGCTCATATCTAATCCTTAGCTTAAGCTTTTGAACAGCCATTGAATATAAAGTTATATTTGTGTCGTTTTGTTCTTATCAAAATCAATATTAGGATGGATGGCCATCaacatttatttcttttgtaacTAATAtcctacaaaactaaaaaagactaaaaactaattcttttttgaaattattatttttatcgcTACAAAACAATTAAACCTCGTGTTTTCCATTTTCTCTTAGATGCTTTGTTTTCGCCATTACATTGCTGTTTTACTATGTTGTTTGGATCAAAAcatcatgtatttttttatggtttcgAAAGGAATATGTGTAATTAAATGCACATAACGTTTATTACAAAAGCATTTTACATTTGTACATGAGAAGaccttgttttcttttacaagTGAGCATACCTATTATTGCCGTGCTTAACGTAACAGACCCGTATCAGCTCTTACTAATTGTTAGTTATAAtgtcctatctacagaaatattCCTGGAACATATTCCTGAATAAAACATTCCTACTTCACAGAGAAAATCCAAAATTAATCTCTAAATAAGAAGTAGACTATAAATCACAATGtcagaaaaaattatcttgGATATTTCGAAGAAAATATTAGAGCCAGGtgagtgaaactttcaggaagcAGCTCTGTAATCAGTATCtgaaaatttctgaaagtttcatttatctAGGTCAATccctttctttaaaatatacaagaaaaTTTCTATCCGGAAAGCGACTGTTTATTATAACCTTAGATGGCTGTTGTAGGTAACCTTTTAATCTTCTAGCGTCTTTATAAGTTTTTGCGATAATGGTCACTTTCGATCAGAAgctaaaattgtgttttttaacTAGGGGTCTCAATTTTAAGATCTGAGCCATTTCGGAGGCCCGATCACCAAGGACCAGTAATACTGATTTTGTGTTTGCTAATTCGTCTTGTTGTAATTTGTAAATGGCAATAATGGCAGTTGCTTATCATAACCATAAACGGGGTATTTCAAGCTGAAATCTCAGTTTCAAAACCAGAGTCATTTTCAAGTCCCAGTCATAAGGGACCAGTAGTAAAAGGCAATTTGTTGCTTCCTAATACGTCTTTTTCAGATAATTTACGCGAATGGCAATAATGACGATTTTAGATCAGGAGCGCAAAAGGTCTTTTTCAAGCGGGGATTACAagtcttttgttttattctattCAAACAAACAAAGCCAATACAGAGATATGTTCTACAATTGTTTTCATTCGAGGAAAAATGAATATTCCTTTTAGTTGTCCCTCATTTCAATCTAAATCAAGCAGTCTAATCATCACAATTCCTTTAAATCACGAATTCGAATCCATTTGCatccaaattaaatattttaatgcgACCACACATCAGAGGGTTTTATCTAATCATATTTTACTGTCCATATttatattgaaatttctagtattTCTAATGGGATTTCAGTACATTCAGACCTTTAAAAAGATTCCTCCGTCCTcttcgtttttttaactgaaagtaaggagcgacattaaaatttaaaacgaacagaaattactccgtatatgaaaggtccctcctcaacacccccctctttacgctaaagtttgactctttctctcaactgtactttttaaaacagtaaaaaacttcagcgtaaagagcggggcgttgaggagggaacagcctctttcatatatggaataatttctgtttattttaattttaatgtcgcgccttgctttcagttaaaaaacttgttttttatttaatttctggtagtttatgaattaatacatgttttgattttggctctccgcacatgaataatcaaaacgaaatttgcaaattaatttgtttggctaaatgactttctcatagttttgatcggacgattttgagaaaaaagaagcggaggaggagcctagttgccctccaattctttggttacttaagaatgctactagaacttttaattttttacgaacgtttttattagtgaaaaatataaataacttacgaattaacttacgtaacgaacttcaatattcgtatgttcttattacgtttatgaggggCTCTCCCCCTCGTCactacctcactctttacgctaaagcttaaattttgtcccaattccttaagaataacccctaaatacaaagaccgtagaataaatagttaaaattactaaaaatactttagcataaagagtgatgtATTAGGAAGAGTTGAAccctatatgcgtaataatttctgtttgttttaagttttaatggtgctccttactttcagttgaaaaaactttctcatatttattttttttcattgtttttcttattgtttagaaaatcctgcgccgcctacatggaaattctcttcccccatgacaattttttccatggaaagacccCTACCCATgtaacccccacccccaaactcctcttccctccaaccaaaaaaaaattctactgaaaacgtctgttcacttcccaataaccattgctttATGtagacactggtcaaagtttgtaactttcagccgcATCcatggagactgtgggggagtaagtcgtcctcaaataaatagttataaggtatttcgactatactgaatagAACgggtatctcagaattttgatccggtgactttgggaaacaaagaGCCCATTGTTCTCtcctgttcctccctcaacatcccgctctttgcgctattatttattttatttaattaagtttaattaagtttttttatttaatatatttaaaatcagtattaaaatgcaattcttttgatgtaaccattggtataaaaattccgttttttagagtttcagctactattgagccgggtcgctccttactacagttggttaccatgaactgtttgatatgcttCATTTGAATATCTGCAATGGCAGAGTGTTAGCTCCTGGAAAAACACCCAATTAATTTGAAAAGTTAACCTTTGAATAGTTTGGTGTGTTATAAAAcatcttttaaattcaaaaaatatgaaatatctaTACAAATAAgttataaaacaatgaaaaaataaaaattgttctcGTTATGTTCTAAAGCCTTAATAAATTCAAAGAGGACCCAGTAAATTTCTAGAGAATGCCATGGGGTACCTAGAATCATATGTTTCTGGGGAATTGAAAATCCTAGTTTGTTCCAAACTAAATAGTTGTTTAGTAACATGGGCTATTTTGCTCAAATAACTTTTAGATAAGGATAATAgtagaattttgattttggcaagttttttcGGCAATATGTTTGAAGCAGCCTCAAGAAGAAATTGAAGATAGCTAGAATTTAACTCATAGCAAGAGTGGAATAAATTCTTCAATTCTAtctaaaaatataaagcaaCTGTTCAAAACTCCATTAAACTTAAACTTCTttctgaagtttaaattttctgctttctttctttcaactttAACTTCATCTTTGTCCTATATTCCTAATGAACAATTCTTCCTTATTCCTAAATTTGCAGCGTCAGGTAGTTTTAAGTATCTGATATGCTACAAGTCTTTTTAAATTACTCCATCATGaactgtttatatatatatatatatatatatatatatatatatatatatatatatatatatatatatatatatatatatatatatatatatatatatatatatatatatatatatatatatatatatatatatatatatatattctcataGCAAATCTATATATTCAATTATAGAATTAATATGGATCTTACCCTCTGATAACGTAGAACAAGCTAACAATCCAACCATAGATAGAACAAAAAGATTCATTTTAGTTGAGCAGTCGTCGGCGACTCAAACAGATATGAAAAACTGCGGATTTAGCTTCCTCTTTATATTCACACCCTTTGAGTCAAATTGTCGTAGCGTGATACTAGTTCATCTTGGAAAATTCCAAGTGATTAATCTCTTAAGACTTTTATTGGACTCTGGTTGTTAAAACCAAGATCTCTTTCAATTGGAATAGCAAAGCAAATTGCTGCGTCACGAAATAATGAAAACGCATGAACGCAGATTTACAGAACACTTGCAACGAAGGTACGTAGTTAGGATTTCATTTTGGAAGGGCCTAAAACCTCTTCTGTGGGCGTCTAACGACAATAAACGACAAGCTCAATAATAAGAATTAGCACTAAAAGGCAGAAAAATTCAGACATTGtttatgaaaattttagtttttaataagaGATTTCTCAATAAAACATttcacataaattaaaaaaaaacgatatgcATTTTTTCGTTTTCAACGTCTAAATAGCTTCTTATCTGATTtgattggttcattttttatacGCTAATATTTATcttgaaatatttgtttatatatatatatatatatatatatatatatatatatatatatatatatatatatatatatttatatatatatatatatatatatatatatatatatatatatatatatatatatatatatatatatatatatatatatatatatatatctatatatataaaaataagttgtctgtctgtgtgtctgtctgtcaggtgacgtcatgtttctgtgtcgactgacgtcatgaagttagttgtcgtcatttttgctatgacggtgacgtcattaacggtatttaagacatttgttcacggaaaaatgtttaattgtaatatgactgaagaacctacaatggcaacagccgaggaagctgctcaaagagtttatgccaaaaaacttgctgctgatagagaaagtaagaaaagaaagcgttccgaggaatcacaagaacagcaagaaaacaggcttgcagctgatagagaaagtaagaaaagaaagcgtgccggggaatcacaagaacagcaagaaaacaggcttgcggctaaagaacgcaaaaccgcgcagttagatgaaaatccacctggacagcgagagtcaaaacatatcaaaactgaaaatgatagcgatgatgattgggtttgggattttgacttggataaggtcatcaatgcctaccagatttaagttaaaaaaacaaaggttcgtcgatatgtacttcatagtgacgctgaaaaataaagaagaaaaagaaaactgaaaaaagaaaaaaggtaaaaaactaaacaaaaactaaaaagaaaaaacactcaaagagaaattacagaccgggacacaaatgacgaccgagacagagggaatataagtgacgaccgggaagctcaaagagaaattacagactgggacacccgagggacacaactacaacggggacgccgggggcacaggcgggatatataaatgacgaccgggacacagggattgttcgaatagaaattacagaccgggacaccgggacacaaatgacgaccgggacaccgggacacagggaatataaatgacgaccgggacattcaaagagaaattacaaactgggacaccgggacacaaatgacgaccgggacacagggaatataaatgacgaccgggacacagttacacatcattagaataatgaggtatagatctgaatacggattgtttttcccatggacaattatatgttgcatgttcaagagtcagtaaacctgacaatctatttatatgcacagacaatgggacagcgaagaatgttgtatattcgcatgttttacgtagttaaaaacatatatttatatctatctctattcacaggtgggacacagggacacaactacaatggcgcgtaactaatgtggcgcgtaacgacttacgcgcgcgggggggcttgggggggcgcgaagcgcccccccaactaggtgttggggtggcgcgaagcgccaccccaacagctatatttatatatatatatatatctatatatataaaaataagttgtctgtctgtggatctgtcaggtgacgtcatgtttctgtgtcgactgacgtcatgttttcgactgacgaaattacagaccgggacatcgggacacaaatgacgaacgggacgccggcacatagggaatataaatgacgaccgggacacaaggaatgttcgattagcaatcaccatcaacaaagcaccgggacacaaatgatgaccgggacacagggagtataaatgacgaccaggacataagtaaaaaaaaaattaaaaagtaaaaaaaggtaaaaactacaaaaaaactaaaaagaaaaaaaaataataaaaaactaaaaaagctaaaaagctaagaaaaaactaaaaaagaaaataaaatgaaaaaggaaaaaaaaatgaaaaataaaggagaaaaacaaaactaaaaaaaaaacgaaaaaaaaactaaaaaaaggtaaaaaactaaaacctaaaaaaagaccagttcaaaaacgaatgtatatacagaccgggacacaaatgacgaccgggacaccgggacataaacctgacattctatttatacgcacagacaatgggacagcaaagaatgttgtatattagcaagttttatgtagtcaaaaacatatatatatatatatatatatatatatatatatatatatatatatatatatatatatatatatatatatatatatatatatacatatatacatatatatatatatatatatatatatatatatatatatatatatatatatatatatatatatatatatatatatatatatatatatatattcacaggtgggacatagggacacacctacaatggcgcgtaactaatatggcgcgtaacga encodes the following:
- the LOC136035818 gene encoding uncharacterized protein LOC136035818 translates to MNLFVLSMVGLLACSTLSEGLSRSRSKAYEHYRRMSRSNQDSDEDHQDHAGQQWWQYLGQYPSNRNGLIPFPRIGKRQEGNNIPNFDMFDKSVFEKSQEGFGNTSPLQYRSEKALDESGDEK